In Kosmotoga arenicorallina S304, the sequence ACAACCTCCACATGTTCCGCACGGTTATTTACAGCTTCAATTACTTCGGAAGGTGTAAGGAGCTTGAAATACAGCGCTATATTCACTTCGTCCATCACCACAAGGTCAAAAGTTCCTTCTGTCAGTATCTTTTTGAGCTTTTCAAGGCCTTCCTTCGCAGCCTTTATGTCTTCTTCATCGGGTTCGCCATGAATAAAAGTTGCTCTTCCAAACTGTTCCATGACGAAATTTGGCAAGAAATCAACTGCCTTTAATTCACTGTAAGTCATGCCCTTTACAAATTGCCCGAAGAAAACCTTTTTACCGGCACAAACTGCCCTCAAAGCTAAACCCAGCGCCGCAGTGGTTTTCCCCTTACCGTTTCCTGTATACACATGAACAAACCCTTTTAACATTTTTGACCCTCCAATAAGAAAATGTGGGGGAGGATCTCCCCCACATATTATTTTATACTTATGGGACAGTATAGGTCAAACTGCGTTTGCTCATCCGGCATCTTTCGAGGTGAAATAGTTTCTTCCAGGCATTGACTTGTTCCAAATTCATAATCACTTGCTTTTACCCATTCAATTAACCGCTTCCAGTTTTCACCTATATCCGGAAGGTATGTGCTCGTTACCGCATAGAGCCCTCCGCTGAAATCTTTCAACCTTATATCTCCGGAAGGCTTGCACCCTTCTGGAACAGTTACCCACACTTCATATCCATAAACTGAATTGCCGGGTGAAGGAGAAGGATTATCAAAACCGAAGTAACGTGTTGTGGCTAACTCGGTT encodes:
- the cobO gene encoding cob(I)yrinic acid a,c-diamide adenosyltransferase, yielding MLKGFVHVYTGNGKGKTTAALGLALRAVCAGKKVFFGQFVKGMTYSELKAVDFLPNFVMEQFGRATFIHGEPDEEDIKAAKEGLEKLKKILTEGTFDLVVMDEVNIALYFKLLTPSEVIEAVNNRAEHVEVVLTGRYAPDEIIELADLVTEMKEIKHYYQKGIDARKGIEF